Proteins encoded within one genomic window of Conchiformibius steedae:
- the metE gene encoding 5-methyltetrahydropteroyltriglutamate--homocysteine S-methyltransferase translates to MNTFHLSGYPRIGAKRELKFAVEAFWKGDKTEAELQAVAADIRRGNWATQKAAGADLLPVGDFSFYDQVLDLLCTLGAIPKRFGFDPAKLTLPEYFQLARGNATQFAMEMTKWFDTNYHYIVPEWHADTEFSVNAQNLIAQIKEAKAQGHDIKPTLLGPVTLLWLGKAKGEGFKRISLLPKLLPVYAQLLRELAAEGVDWIQIDEPILSADADANWIKAVETAYKELTNTGVRIIIGTYFASVAEHLNLLKALPVHGVHIDAVRAPEQLDVFVANWPENKVLSVGLIDGRNVWRANLSKVIDTLKPVQEKLGNNLWIAPSCSLLHSPQDLAVEEKLDPEIKNWMAFAAQKLVELGVVKQALAHGKDSVKEAIAASDAAAADRATNKKIHNEAVQKRVAELPEGADQRKSPFAERIKAQQAWMNLPVLPTTTIGSFPQTTEIRQARAAFKKGELSAADYDAAMKKEIAYCVEVQEKLELDVPVHGEAERNDMVEYFGEQLAGYCFSQFGWVQSYGSRCVKPPIIFGDVSRPEPMTVYWSQYAQTLTKRPMKGMLTGPVTMFKWSFVRDDVPLSVVAKQIALALNDEVLDLEKAGIKVIQIDEPAIREAMPLKKAQWDEYLAWACEAFRLSSTGAEDSTQIHTHMCYSEFNDILPAIASMDADVITIETSRSDMELLTAFGDFKYPNDIGPGVYDIHSPRVPTAAEVEHLLRKAMEVVPVERLWVNPDCGLKTRGWKETIEQLEVMMDVTKKLRAELNK, encoded by the coding sequence ATGAATACTTTTCATCTTTCAGGTTATCCGCGCATCGGTGCGAAACGCGAACTGAAATTTGCTGTTGAAGCTTTTTGGAAAGGCGATAAAACCGAAGCCGAATTGCAAGCCGTTGCGGCTGATATCCGCCGTGGCAACTGGGCGACTCAAAAAGCAGCGGGTGCAGATTTGTTGCCCGTAGGCGATTTTTCTTTTTATGACCAAGTGTTAGATTTGCTGTGTACTTTGGGCGCGATTCCCAAACGTTTTGGTTTTGACCCCGCAAAACTGACTTTGCCTGAATATTTCCAATTGGCGCGTGGTAATGCCACTCAGTTTGCCATGGAAATGACCAAATGGTTTGATACCAACTACCACTATATCGTTCCCGAATGGCATGCGGATACCGAGTTTTCGGTAAACGCGCAAAACCTGATTGCCCAAATCAAAGAAGCCAAAGCTCAAGGTCATGATATTAAGCCGACTTTGTTAGGTCCTGTTACTCTGCTGTGGCTGGGTAAGGCAAAAGGCGAGGGCTTTAAACGCATCAGCCTGTTGCCGAAATTGTTGCCTGTGTATGCACAATTGTTGCGCGAACTGGCAGCGGAAGGCGTGGATTGGATTCAAATTGATGAGCCGATTTTGTCTGCCGATGCCGATGCCAATTGGATTAAAGCCGTTGAAACGGCTTATAAAGAGCTGACCAATACGGGTGTTCGCATTATTATCGGGACTTATTTTGCTTCTGTTGCCGAGCATTTGAACCTGCTGAAAGCCCTGCCTGTTCACGGTGTGCATATTGATGCGGTGCGTGCGCCCGAGCAATTGGATGTGTTTGTGGCGAATTGGCCTGAAAACAAAGTATTGTCAGTGGGTTTGATTGACGGTCGCAATGTGTGGCGCGCCAATTTGAGCAAAGTGATTGATACTTTGAAACCCGTACAGGAAAAATTGGGCAATAATTTGTGGATTGCGCCGTCTTGCTCGCTGCTGCACAGCCCGCAAGATTTGGCAGTAGAAGAAAAATTAGACCCCGAAATCAAAAACTGGATGGCGTTTGCCGCGCAAAAACTGGTGGAATTGGGTGTGGTGAAACAGGCGTTGGCACACGGTAAAGACAGCGTAAAAGAAGCGATTGCCGCTTCCGATGCTGCTGCTGCCGACCGTGCCACCAACAAAAAAATCCACAATGAAGCGGTACAAAAACGCGTTGCCGAGTTGCCTGAAGGCGCAGACCAACGCAAATCGCCGTTTGCCGAGCGCATCAAAGCGCAACAGGCTTGGATGAACCTACCTGTTCTGCCGACGACCACCATCGGTTCTTTCCCGCAAACCACCGAAATCCGCCAAGCACGCGCCGCCTTTAAAAAAGGCGAGTTGTCTGCTGCCGATTACGATGCAGCGATGAAGAAAGAAATCGCCTACTGCGTTGAAGTACAAGAAAAACTGGAATTGGACGTACCCGTTCATGGCGAAGCCGAGCGCAACGATATGGTGGAATACTTCGGCGAACAACTGGCGGGCTACTGCTTCAGCCAATTCGGTTGGGTGCAAAGCTACGGCAGCCGCTGCGTGAAACCGCCGATTATTTTCGGCGACGTTTCCCGCCCCGAGCCGATGACCGTTTATTGGTCGCAATACGCGCAAACCCTGACCAAACGCCCGATGAAAGGCATGCTGACCGGTCCTGTTACCATGTTCAAATGGTCGTTTGTGCGCGATGATGTGCCTTTGAGCGTGGTGGCTAAACAAATCGCTTTGGCATTGAACGATGAAGTGTTGGATTTGGAAAAAGCGGGTATTAAAGTGATTCAGATTGACGAACCTGCCATCCGCGAAGCCATGCCGCTGAAAAAAGCGCAATGGGACGAGTACTTGGCTTGGGCGTGTGAAGCCTTCCGCCTGTCCAGCACGGGCGCTGAAGACAGCACGCAAATCCACACCCATATGTGCTATTCCGAGTTTAACGACATTCTGCCTGCGATTGCCAGCATGGATGCGGACGTGATTACCATTGAAACTTCACGTTCTGATATGGAATTGCTGACTGCGTTTGGCGATTTCAAATACCCCAACGACATCGGTCCGGGCGTGTACGACATTCACAGCCCGCGTGTGCCGACTGCTGCCGAAGTGGAACACCTGTTGCGTAAAGCGATGGAAGTTGTGCCTGTTGAGCGTTTGTGGGTGAACCCCGATTGTGGTTTGAAAACACGCGGTTGGAAAGAAACCATTGAGCAGTTGGAAGTGATGATGGATGTAACCAAAAAACTGCGTGCGGAATTGAATAAGTAA
- a CDS encoding DUF4184 family protein, with translation MPFTLAHPAAVLCLPEKPFLHRGALVLGAMSPDFIYFLQGRAANGFGHTLLGALCLNLPLVCLFYALYRWRLRAVAMAYLLQTWAFDVPDTSAKTRGQRVLVFLSSALLGMATHVFWDAFTHQGAWFVEHISFLNSKLIGLPVYKWLQYSGGIFGLAYVAWVWRKTVQRYPAPRLRARAQKRCFWAILGIFTLIVMGIWQFCFPVSALATQIIRLIDCVVVLWLAVACLNRQIPDSR, from the coding sequence ATGCCGTTTACTTTAGCTCATCCTGCGGCAGTATTGTGTTTGCCCGAAAAACCGTTTTTGCATCGTGGTGCATTGGTTTTGGGGGCAATGTCGCCTGATTTTATTTATTTTTTACAGGGTAGGGCGGCGAATGGTTTCGGGCATACCCTATTGGGTGCTTTGTGTCTGAATCTGCCCTTGGTGTGCTTGTTTTATGCGCTGTATCGTTGGCGTTTGCGGGCAGTGGCGATGGCTTATTTACTGCAAACGTGGGCGTTTGATGTCCCTGATACATCAGCAAAAACAAGAGGGCAGCGTGTACTTGTGTTTTTGTCATCTGCGTTATTGGGCATGGCAACCCATGTGTTTTGGGATGCCTTTACCCATCAGGGTGCATGGTTTGTAGAGCATATTTCTTTTTTAAACAGTAAGCTAATTGGGTTGCCTGTTTATAAATGGCTGCAATACAGTGGCGGAATTTTCGGTTTGGCGTATGTGGCTTGGGTGTGGCGCAAAACGGTGCAACGTTATCCTGCGCCACGCCTGCGAGCGCGAGCACAGAAGCGGTGTTTTTGGGCAATATTGGGTATTTTTACTTTGATTGTAATGGGAATTTGGCAGTTTTGCTTTCCCGTTAGTGCATTGGCGACACAGATTATCCGTTTAATTGATTGTGTGGTAGTACTGTGGTTGGCGGTGGCGTGCCTGAATCGTCAAATACCCGACAGCCGATAA
- the coaD gene encoding pantetheine-phosphate adenylyltransferase, whose product MQQPTVLRRAVYAGSFDPPTNGHLWMIAQAQQLFDELIVAIGVNADKKSTYTVAERQQMLQDITAQFANVRIAAFENDFLVNYADSVGARFIVRGIRTGADYEYERAVRYINADLQPEIRTVFLMPPREIAEISSTMVKGLVGYKGWRQVLLRYVPDAVYQKILMDNQER is encoded by the coding sequence ATGCAGCAGCCTACCGTATTGCGCCGTGCCGTATATGCAGGCAGTTTTGACCCGCCTACCAATGGTCATTTGTGGATGATTGCCCAAGCGCAGCAGCTTTTTGATGAACTGATTGTGGCGATTGGCGTGAATGCTGACAAAAAAAGCACTTATACTGTGGCAGAACGGCAGCAAATGTTGCAGGATATTACCGCACAGTTTGCCAATGTTCGGATTGCGGCGTTTGAAAATGATTTTTTGGTGAATTATGCCGATTCGGTAGGGGCACGTTTTATTGTGAGAGGCATTCGCACGGGTGCTGACTACGAATACGAACGCGCCGTGCGTTACATCAATGCCGATTTGCAGCCCGAAATCCGTACCGTATTTCTGATGCCCCCGCGTGAAATCGCCGAAATTTCTTCTACAATGGTAAAAGGTTTGGTGGGGTACAAAGGTTGGCGACAAGTGTTGTTGCGCTATGTGCCCGATGCAGTTTACCAAAAAATATTAATGGATAATCAGGAACGCTGA
- a CDS encoding L-threonylcarbamoyladenylate synthase — translation MRIPPHIVRHLRRGGIAAYPTESCYGIGGLPNHPRVVRQIIRLKKRPQHKGLIVIGANIAQLQKHLQTLSPSVRQQLEHIWPAPATYILPAHARVLPQLRGRRRNGLAVRIPDHPLARELCRQARSALISTSCNRGGQRPCRSVREVRRRFGRQIPIIRGIIGKRKRPSDIIDWQNGTRLR, via the coding sequence ATGAGAATTCCCCCCCATATTGTCCGCCACCTGCGCCGAGGCGGCATCGCTGCCTATCCCACTGAATCCTGTTACGGCATTGGCGGATTGCCCAACCATCCCCGTGTTGTCCGCCAAATTATTCGTTTGAAAAAACGTCCACAACATAAAGGCTTGATTGTCATTGGTGCCAATATAGCCCAATTGCAAAAACACCTGCAAACCTTGTCCCCGTCCGTCCGCCAACAACTGGAACACATTTGGCCCGCACCCGCCACCTATATTTTGCCCGCTCATGCCCGTGTATTGCCCCAATTGCGCGGACGACGGCGCAACGGTCTTGCCGTCCGCATTCCCGACCACCCACTAGCTCGCGAACTGTGCCGTCAAGCCCGCAGCGCCCTTATTTCCACATCATGCAACCGTGGCGGACAACGCCCCTGCCGCAGTGTTCGCGAAGTTCGCCGCCGTTTTGGGCGACAAATCCCCATAATTCGCGGCATCATCGGCAAACGCAAACGCCCCAGCGACATCATCGATTGGCAAAACGGCACACGTTTGCGCTAA
- a CDS encoding OmpA family protein gives MKTYMKKWALPLAAAAVLSACASSGTYVHADGSADELVWPNPESTTFNKDRGTFPNVENLKQIRSGMSKDQLYYLIGRPQFNEGFRVTEWNYLFHFNTPGQGTDGVTTCQYKVLFDKNKFARNFYWKAVDPVNAVCPPEVPQPKPVPQPTPEQPAPHRFTLSADALFVFDKGDEANMLPKGKAELDQLAAELRRFPRIDQIRIMGHTDYLGTDYYNMMLSQQRAETVRRYLYARGVPRGLMLAFGMGEGYPVKQCTNNGNRTELIACLQPNRRVEIEVNGISASGNNGNQGISLPR, from the coding sequence ATGAAAACATACATGAAAAAGTGGGCGTTGCCGTTGGCTGCCGCTGCCGTATTGTCGGCTTGTGCTTCTTCCGGCACTTATGTTCATGCCGACGGTTCGGCAGACGAATTGGTTTGGCCCAATCCCGAAAGCACCACCTTTAACAAAGACCGTGGTACTTTTCCCAATGTGGAAAATCTGAAACAAATCCGCAGCGGCATGAGCAAAGACCAACTGTATTACCTGATTGGTCGTCCGCAGTTTAACGAAGGCTTCCGCGTTACCGAATGGAACTACCTGTTTCACTTCAATACGCCAGGGCAAGGCACGGACGGTGTAACCACCTGCCAATACAAAGTTTTGTTTGACAAAAATAAATTTGCCCGCAACTTTTATTGGAAAGCGGTTGACCCTGTGAACGCCGTTTGTCCGCCTGAAGTACCGCAGCCCAAACCCGTTCCCCAGCCCACGCCCGAGCAGCCTGCGCCGCACCGCTTTACCTTGTCCGCAGACGCATTGTTCGTCTTCGACAAAGGCGATGAAGCCAATATGCTGCCCAAAGGCAAAGCCGAGCTGGACCAACTGGCTGCCGAATTGCGCCGCTTCCCACGCATTGACCAAATCCGCATTATGGGTCATACCGACTACTTGGGCACCGATTACTACAACATGATGTTGTCGCAACAACGTGCCGAAACCGTCCGCCGCTACCTGTATGCCCGCGGCGTACCGCGTGGTCTCATGCTGGCATTCGGTATGGGTGAAGGCTATCCCGTGAAACAATGTACCAATAACGGTAACCGCACCGAACTGATTGCCTGCTTGCAGCCCAACCGTCGTGTAGAAATTGAAGTAAATGGTATTTCTGCCAGCGGTAACAACGGCAACCAAGGCATCAGCCTGCCCCGTTAA